A window from Leptospira meyeri encodes these proteins:
- the lpxK gene encoding tetraacyldisaccharide 4'-kinase, whose product MKIFLYILYPFSLLYRFLFWWQQKGIKSFHLPNVLVVSVGNITVGGTGKTPFVQYLVHFFKETYPGYAITILSRGYKAEKSRDGAILPNESDPKLYGDEPSQHKEVFPDVQVIIGRDRKKAFLNYNKFQSSKHIVILDDGFQHKALHRDFDFVLLDSNSPFGNGFTIPLGFLREPIHHLKRADAIVFTKLTSNHQQKLKKYTNLLNHAGINTPVFHSTFKASISEVIIDQSFSKKSYEPNSDGKYFLVTGVGNPNHVYSTAKLTLDSVRIRKKFFPDHFEFHSGSLESLVDEIEVGEILVTTEKDWVKMRSNLPFVQTLEKKKIRLLLILIQVCVNEDQKIKSMLAALVSTYEAKIDQVSKI is encoded by the coding sequence ATGAAAATATTTCTGTATATACTTTATCCCTTTAGTTTGCTTTATCGATTTTTGTTTTGGTGGCAACAAAAGGGAATTAAATCCTTTCATCTACCTAATGTACTTGTTGTCAGTGTTGGTAACATTACTGTCGGTGGCACTGGCAAAACTCCTTTTGTCCAATATTTGGTTCATTTTTTTAAAGAAACTTACCCGGGTTATGCGATTACAATTTTATCTCGTGGTTATAAAGCAGAGAAAAGTAGGGACGGAGCCATTCTTCCCAATGAATCAGATCCAAAACTCTATGGTGATGAGCCAAGCCAACATAAGGAAGTTTTCCCGGATGTGCAGGTAATCATTGGTCGCGATAGAAAAAAAGCATTTTTAAATTACAACAAATTCCAATCTTCAAAACATATCGTGATTTTGGATGATGGGTTCCAACATAAAGCACTACATCGTGATTTTGACTTTGTTTTGTTGGATTCAAATTCTCCTTTTGGAAATGGATTTACAATCCCTTTAGGTTTTTTAAGAGAACCAATCCATCATCTTAAAAGAGCAGATGCAATTGTTTTTACTAAGCTAACTTCTAACCATCAGCAGAAGTTAAAGAAATATACGAATCTTTTAAATCACGCTGGAATTAATACTCCAGTTTTTCATTCTACATTTAAAGCTTCAATAAGCGAAGTGATCATTGACCAAAGTTTTTCGAAGAAATCTTACGAACCTAATTCGGATGGAAAATACTTTTTGGTAACTGGTGTTGGGAATCCGAACCATGTTTACTCAACGGCAAAGTTGACTTTGGATTCTGTTAGAATTCGTAAAAAGTTCTTCCCCGATCACTTTGAGTTCCATTCCGGTTCGTTAGAATCCTTAGTAGATGAAATTGAAGTGGGAGAGATCTTGGTAACTACCGAAAAAGATTGGGTTAAGATGCGGTCAAACCTCCCATTTGTCCAAACATTGGAAAAAAAGAAGATTCGGTTATTGTTAATTTTGATTCAAGTATGTGTAAATGAAGATCAAAAAATAAAATCTATGTTAGCTGCTCTCGTTTCCACATACGAAGCAAAAATCGATCAGGTCTCAAAGATTTAG
- the mnmC gene encoding FAD-dependent 5-carboxymethylaminomethyl-2-thiouridine(34) oxidoreductase MnmC yields MNTKVKIAVVVGAGISGASICLALKKRNIQTILLDAEAGPAHHASGNPIGVVYPFLTKHRLAESEFSLAAFHYFLSVWEDFDLKSVVPHADGIYFLMDNPATYDRYSNAIKSHQIPVHVGCEKIEPYSGLPAIFFPQGKSVSPVNLTKQILRISNPETRYSCTLFSWEKSENKTNIICQTSEGKIHCDYLFLSQGYQFADDPHLNWLPLQKVRGQILKFPEQIPTNAHGILYGDYITSAIEGYQVLGATFDEYKLEETPREEESILLWQKLSKKLPNLSEPWGPQNPSLFPTRVSYRTQSQDRHPVVGKLPNISKLDLSVKYQNVLRNGKKQMEVPYFESVGILNGLGSRGLTHALFAAEILVSEMFAEERITSESISKSLRPDRFLLRMWKREQLT; encoded by the coding sequence ATGAACACAAAAGTGAAAATAGCCGTAGTAGTGGGAGCTGGAATTTCTGGTGCAAGTATTTGTTTAGCGTTAAAAAAAAGGAATATCCAAACCATTCTTCTCGATGCTGAAGCAGGTCCAGCACACCATGCAAGTGGAAATCCAATCGGTGTCGTATATCCTTTCCTCACAAAACACAGGCTAGCCGAGTCAGAATTTTCACTTGCAGCTTTTCATTATTTTCTTTCGGTTTGGGAAGATTTCGATTTAAAATCAGTTGTCCCTCATGCAGATGGTATTTATTTTTTAATGGACAATCCGGCTACTTACGATCGTTATTCGAACGCAATCAAATCCCATCAAATCCCAGTCCACGTAGGATGCGAAAAAATCGAACCATATTCTGGTTTACCGGCAATTTTTTTCCCACAGGGGAAATCGGTTTCCCCTGTGAACCTAACAAAACAAATTCTAAGAATTTCCAATCCAGAAACAAGGTATTCTTGTACATTGTTTAGCTGGGAAAAATCCGAAAATAAAACGAACATAATTTGTCAAACTTCAGAAGGAAAAATCCATTGCGACTACTTATTCCTTAGCCAAGGATACCAATTTGCAGACGATCCGCATTTGAATTGGCTACCCTTACAGAAGGTGAGAGGACAAATTCTAAAGTTCCCAGAGCAAATCCCTACCAATGCACATGGAATTCTTTATGGTGATTATATCACTTCAGCAATCGAAGGTTATCAGGTATTAGGTGCAACATTTGACGAATACAAACTTGAAGAAACCCCGAGAGAAGAAGAGTCTATTTTGCTCTGGCAAAAACTGTCAAAAAAACTACCAAATCTTTCTGAACCTTGGGGACCACAAAACCCGAGTTTGTTTCCAACAAGAGTCAGTTACCGCACCCAATCACAAGATAGACACCCAGTCGTTGGGAAATTACCCAATATTTCAAAACTAGATTTATCTGTGAAATACCAGAATGTATTGAGAAATGGAAAAAAACAAATGGAGGTTCCTTATTTCGAATCAGTAGGAATTCTGAATGGCCTTGGGTCGAGAGGACTTACTCATGCCTTATTTGCTGCAGAAATTTTGGTTTCCGAAATGTTTGCAGAAGAGCGTATAACCTCAGAATCCATTTCTAAATCTTTGAGACCTGATCGATTTTTGCTTCGTATGTGGAAACGAGAGCAGCTAACATAG
- a CDS encoding ABC transporter ATP-binding protein — protein MPSVVLENLTKDYHGFSKPWKRILAGISFGYFGIDLNFTAIQSLNLQVGSGEILGIIGKNGAGKSTLLKLITGVISKDKGNLIVNGSVRALLELSVGFNPELSGEENVYYNGLVWGYKPSEIKDLIDSIFEFAELNEFRNSPLKNYSSGMAMRLGFSLATAKRPDILIVDEALAVGDASFQQKCLKRIKEFSNLGSCILVVSHDLGLISYFCTRAILLDHGSLLFDGSPRLAIEEYMHVLAKKAEPSLIPNSELIQNVLVSLRNDKGLDTRHHFLGAKVTLRIEFQTNKEIHDATIGFHIDSEKGIRVFGTNSYHLGRKNLKIQESERSVVEFQFPIQFSDGKYSLGVSIHKGETHIEGSYFWAESILDFEVERGKIEKFVGLCHLPTEFQIQTVSKSE, from the coding sequence ATGCCTTCCGTTGTCTTAGAAAATCTAACTAAAGACTATCATGGATTTTCAAAACCTTGGAAACGAATTTTAGCAGGAATCAGTTTTGGATATTTCGGCATAGATTTAAATTTTACCGCTATACAATCGTTAAATCTACAAGTTGGTTCTGGTGAAATCTTAGGGATCATTGGAAAAAATGGAGCAGGTAAATCAACACTCTTAAAATTAATTACGGGTGTTATCAGTAAAGATAAAGGAAATCTAATTGTGAATGGTTCGGTTCGAGCACTCCTCGAACTTAGCGTCGGATTCAATCCAGAACTTTCTGGAGAAGAAAATGTATATTACAATGGTCTTGTTTGGGGATATAAACCTTCCGAAATCAAAGATCTAATCGATTCTATTTTTGAGTTTGCTGAGCTGAATGAATTTCGAAATTCACCTTTAAAGAATTATAGTTCCGGAATGGCAATGCGCCTTGGTTTTAGTCTCGCAACTGCAAAACGCCCAGACATTTTAATTGTAGATGAGGCATTAGCCGTCGGTGATGCGAGTTTCCAACAAAAATGTTTGAAACGGATCAAAGAATTTTCTAATCTTGGGTCTTGCATTTTGGTTGTAAGCCATGATCTTGGATTGATCTCTTATTTTTGCACAAGAGCAATCCTTTTGGACCATGGCAGTTTGCTGTTTGATGGAAGTCCAAGGCTTGCTATCGAAGAATATATGCACGTATTGGCCAAAAAAGCTGAACCTTCCTTAATCCCAAATTCTGAATTGATCCAAAATGTTTTGGTTTCTCTCCGAAATGATAAGGGCTTGGACACAAGACACCACTTCCTGGGAGCCAAGGTCACTCTGCGAATTGAATTCCAAACAAACAAAGAGATCCACGACGCTACTATTGGATTCCATATTGATAGTGAGAAGGGGATTCGTGTTTTCGGAACCAATTCATATCACTTGGGTAGAAAAAATTTAAAGATCCAAGAGTCGGAACGTTCGGTAGTCGAATTCCAATTCCCCATCCAATTTAGTGATGGGAAATACAGTTTGGGAGTTTCTATCCACAAAGGAGAGACCCATATAGAAGGGAGCTATTTTTGGGCCGAATCCATTTTGGACTTTGAGGTAGAAAGAGGAAAAATCGAAAAATTCGTAGGTCTTTGTCATTTACCTACGGAATTTCAAATCCAAACCGTTTCCAAATCGGAATAG
- a CDS encoding ABC transporter permease — MEKVSILWALVRRDYALQYAGSFLGISWMFLQNLVLISLYALVFLVLNLKTPSTQEDFTAYLLTGLLYWIPIQELLVRGTGILTDNRSLLKRSSLGIDLFLWIPYVQFLIHSLVTSIPVFLYLAYSGKLNLPGIFVGYVILVFAGLYLMLLLHYLSRLNILLKDISPLIRLVSQLIFWGIPILYYPTGYLKDWNRLNPFTIPLDIFRTSVIPGYTPQFDWIQILPFLLFFLLVYLLAKRKFQSVILDHL, encoded by the coding sequence ATGGAGAAAGTATCCATACTTTGGGCCCTTGTTCGACGAGACTACGCATTGCAGTATGCAGGATCCTTTTTGGGAATCTCCTGGATGTTTTTGCAGAACCTAGTACTCATTAGTTTGTATGCACTTGTTTTTTTGGTGCTCAACTTAAAAACTCCTTCCACACAAGAAGATTTTACCGCCTATCTTTTAACAGGACTCCTCTATTGGATCCCCATCCAAGAACTGTTGGTTCGTGGAACAGGGATTCTCACCGATAACCGAAGTTTACTCAAACGTTCCAGTCTTGGCATTGATTTGTTTTTATGGATTCCCTATGTTCAGTTTCTCATTCATAGTTTAGTCACTTCCATTCCTGTATTTTTATACCTGGCTTATTCTGGTAAGCTAAACCTGCCTGGTATTTTTGTTGGATATGTCATCCTTGTTTTTGCTGGGTTGTATTTGATGTTACTTCTCCATTATCTTTCAAGGCTAAATATTTTGTTAAAAGATATTTCACCTTTGATCCGTTTGGTGAGTCAGTTGATATTTTGGGGTATCCCGATTTTATATTATCCTACCGGTTATTTAAAAGATTGGAATCGACTCAATCCATTTACCATTCCTTTGGATATCTTTCGTACTTCTGTCATTCCGGGTTATACTCCACAATTTGACTGGATTCAAATTTTACCTTTTCTTTTGTTTTTCCTTCTTGTCTATTTACTTGCCAAACGTAAATTTCAGTCGGTCATTTTGGACCATCTTTGA
- the flhF gene encoding flagellar biosynthesis protein FlhF: MDFVKIRGKDLQDCIMQMKMKYGPEAHLYDQRVITEGGLFGTGLMAQRMYEIDVGVPEKQNSKERIERKLKDLKELIKQKQKTESLPESSLVGIGSNQSSVGNFPLRKKNIDAVRPFSERRRRQNPPVYEIEAEEERPVGLSISEAKDSMLEMATPPKQRPPERHPHIQRLIDRLLNEGMSFNFLDEMAIALERRLSAVDLTRYANVTEKAVTYLEERIQIDSDLFSGTPRGKRKVIFFVGPTGSGKTTSIAKLAAKYSLHMGKKVSLYTTDNYRIAAIDQLKFYADAMGLPFYAAKDLRKWKETIVRDGSELILVDTAGYSHRKSENLEKLQEFYQVFGEKDYIETVLVLSSTVSKDNALAVANAYESVGYKRILLTKLDEAEFLGSVVELADTIHREFAFLSVGQDVPFDILNASKKLLAECVIFPEKLKGIAGEVFEKTV, from the coding sequence ATGGATTTTGTAAAAATCCGAGGCAAAGACTTACAAGACTGCATCATGCAGATGAAAATGAAATACGGTCCAGAGGCTCACCTCTATGACCAAAGGGTGATCACGGAAGGTGGGCTTTTTGGTACAGGGCTTATGGCCCAAAGAATGTATGAAATCGATGTAGGTGTTCCCGAAAAACAAAATTCCAAAGAGAGAATTGAACGCAAGTTAAAGGATCTCAAAGAACTCATCAAACAAAAGCAGAAAACAGAATCCCTTCCTGAATCTAGTCTTGTTGGAATTGGATCTAACCAATCTTCTGTTGGAAATTTCCCACTTCGCAAAAAAAATATCGATGCTGTCCGTCCTTTTTCTGAGCGCCGTCGTAGACAAAATCCTCCTGTTTACGAAATTGAAGCGGAAGAAGAAAGACCTGTTGGATTATCCATTTCCGAAGCAAAAGATTCCATGCTGGAAATGGCGACCCCACCGAAACAAAGACCACCAGAAAGACACCCACATATCCAAAGACTCATAGATCGTCTGTTAAATGAAGGAATGTCATTCAATTTTTTAGATGAAATGGCAATTGCTTTAGAACGTAGGTTATCTGCGGTGGATCTCACTCGTTATGCGAATGTAACCGAAAAGGCTGTAACCTATCTAGAGGAAAGAATCCAAATCGACTCTGATCTGTTTAGCGGAACTCCTCGCGGAAAACGAAAAGTGATTTTTTTTGTAGGACCGACCGGATCAGGAAAAACAACGTCCATCGCAAAACTCGCAGCAAAGTACAGTTTGCACATGGGTAAAAAAGTTTCCCTGTATACAACGGACAACTATCGGATTGCGGCCATCGATCAACTTAAGTTTTATGCAGATGCGATGGGTCTTCCGTTTTATGCTGCCAAAGATTTACGCAAATGGAAGGAAACCATTGTCCGCGACGGATCAGAACTGATCCTTGTCGACACGGCTGGTTATTCCCATAGGAAGTCTGAAAACCTAGAAAAACTTCAGGAATTCTACCAAGTTTTTGGGGAAAAGGATTATATTGAAACAGTCCTAGTGCTTTCCTCCACCGTGTCCAAAGACAACGCCTTGGCAGTGGCAAACGCCTATGAATCGGTCGGATATAAAAGAATTTTATTAACGAAGCTGGATGAAGCAGAATTTTTAGGTTCTGTAGTGGAATTAGCCGATACTATTCACAGGGAATTCGCATTCTTAAGTGTGGGCCAGGATGTTCCTTTTGATATCCTAAACGCCTCGAAAAAACTTCTTGCCGAATGTGTGATTTTTCCGGAAAAATTGAAAGGGATAGCGGGGGAGGTCTTCGAAAAGACCGTGTAA
- a CDS encoding thioredoxin fold domain-containing protein, producing MVRKILPILFFLISSSLFAESNWGSSIQKGFETAKQDKKFIIVDVFADWCTYCLVLEKEIFPDPEVSKVLDQFVRVRLDGEEFPNLRKKYNIEGYPTILFIDGDGNYVTKISGLATKEDILSVSKRILQEPSLESFLKTELRKNQSSPDIHFRLGLLYFQNKEFEKAELQFTETIQKSKTLPVLKENAHFNLNLVKSIHGPKDSAVKSWKEYLELYPTSSRKTTAKLYYGLTLKDAGESKLAKSILTEIKPQLVSETDKSMCNEALSEIERGF from the coding sequence ATGGTTCGTAAGATTCTACCAATTCTTTTTTTTCTCATCTCAAGTTCCTTGTTTGCCGAATCCAATTGGGGAAGTTCAATCCAAAAGGGATTCGAAACAGCAAAACAAGACAAAAAATTCATCATCGTCGATGTATTTGCGGATTGGTGTACATACTGTCTGGTTTTAGAAAAGGAAATTTTCCCTGATCCAGAAGTAAGCAAAGTATTGGATCAATTCGTAAGAGTTCGGTTAGATGGAGAAGAGTTTCCAAACCTTCGAAAAAAATACAATATTGAAGGTTATCCTACGATCCTGTTCATTGATGGAGACGGGAACTACGTCACAAAGATTTCTGGACTTGCAACTAAAGAAGACATTCTAAGCGTTTCCAAAAGAATCCTCCAAGAACCAAGTTTGGAATCCTTTCTCAAGACAGAACTTAGAAAAAATCAGAGCAGCCCCGATATTCATTTTCGGTTAGGCTTATTGTATTTTCAAAACAAAGAATTCGAAAAAGCGGAATTACAATTCACAGAAACCATTCAAAAATCAAAAACTTTACCAGTTTTAAAAGAAAATGCACATTTTAACCTAAACTTGGTAAAATCCATACACGGTCCTAAAGACTCTGCAGTAAAATCATGGAAAGAATATTTAGAATTATACCCGACATCATCCCGCAAAACTACTGCTAAACTTTATTATGGCCTTACATTAAAAGATGCAGGAGAATCAAAACTTGCAAAGTCAATTCTGACCGAGATAAAACCACAACTGGTATCGGAAACAGATAAATCTATGTGTAACGAGGCTTTGTCGGAAATAGAAAGAGGTTTTTAG
- the hisE gene encoding phosphoribosyl-ATP diphosphatase, which produces MDFLLKLEELLRKRKEELPEKSYTAELFRDGVDRILKKIGEEAGEVIIAAKNPNEKELIHEIADLIFHLEVLMVEKGISLSTIAKELEKRHS; this is translated from the coding sequence ATGGATTTTTTACTGAAATTGGAAGAACTACTCCGTAAACGTAAGGAAGAATTGCCTGAAAAGTCTTATACAGCAGAACTTTTCCGAGACGGAGTTGACCGAATCCTTAAAAAAATTGGGGAAGAGGCAGGCGAGGTGATCATCGCCGCAAAGAATCCTAATGAAAAAGAACTGATTCATGAAATTGCCGATTTGATTTTTCATTTGGAAGTGCTTATGGTAGAAAAAGGCATTAGTTTATCTACCATTGCGAAAGAATTGGAAAAACGACACAGCTAA
- a CDS encoding UDP-glucose dehydrogenase family protein, with protein sequence MKVCVVGTGYVGLVAGTCFAEYGNDVICIDKDEKKINDLKQGIIPIYEPGLSELVERNHKEGRLHFSTSLKDGVESSEFVFIAVGTPTSDNGSADLRFVFAVAEEVGKTMNGYKIIVDKSTVPVGTADQVKAIVAKNTKHPFDVVSNPEFLKEGAAIDDFMRPERVVIGAESEKAAKKMSELYSPFVLNGNPIITMSIRSAELTKYACNAFLATKISFVNEIANLCDALGANYDDVRKGMGTDSRIGRQFLYAGIGYGGSCFPKDVRALLRTAEEVNAPMHIIQSVEDVNEKQKTRLTDKIFEHFKSTDMKGKTFGIWGLAFKPGTDDMREAPSIPLIYELHKNGAKIQVFDPAAAETSKYYFDGKVEYKKDAYSALQGADAMLLLTEWREFREPDFNKIKSLLKTPLVFDGRNQYKPTLMNELGFTYYSIGNR encoded by the coding sequence ATGAAAGTTTGTGTGGTCGGAACCGGATATGTGGGCCTAGTAGCAGGTACCTGTTTTGCCGAGTATGGCAATGACGTCATTTGTATTGATAAAGATGAAAAGAAAATCAATGACCTAAAACAAGGGATCATTCCCATTTACGAACCTGGTCTCTCCGAACTTGTGGAACGCAACCACAAAGAAGGAAGGTTGCATTTTTCCACTTCCTTGAAGGATGGAGTTGAGTCTTCGGAATTTGTGTTCATCGCTGTTGGGACTCCAACCTCTGACAATGGTTCCGCTGATTTACGATTTGTTTTTGCCGTCGCAGAAGAAGTCGGTAAAACAATGAACGGATATAAAATCATTGTAGATAAATCAACAGTTCCTGTTGGAACTGCAGATCAAGTGAAAGCAATTGTTGCAAAAAACACAAAACACCCGTTTGATGTTGTTTCTAATCCAGAATTTTTGAAAGAAGGTGCTGCGATTGATGACTTTATGCGACCAGAAAGAGTTGTGATCGGAGCTGAGTCAGAAAAAGCAGCTAAAAAAATGAGCGAATTGTATTCTCCTTTTGTTCTCAACGGCAATCCAATCATTACAATGAGTATTCGTTCAGCAGAACTTACAAAATATGCATGTAATGCCTTCCTAGCCACAAAGATATCATTCGTAAATGAAATCGCAAATTTATGTGATGCGTTAGGTGCAAACTATGATGATGTAAGGAAGGGAATGGGAACGGATTCAAGAATTGGACGCCAGTTTTTATATGCAGGTATTGGTTATGGTGGATCTTGTTTTCCTAAAGATGTAAGAGCATTACTTCGAACCGCGGAAGAAGTGAATGCACCTATGCATATCATTCAATCTGTAGAAGATGTAAACGAAAAACAAAAAACTCGTTTGACAGACAAAATTTTTGAACACTTCAAATCAACGGATATGAAAGGAAAAACTTTTGGCATTTGGGGATTGGCTTTTAAACCAGGCACCGATGATATGCGAGAAGCGCCATCTATTCCTCTCATTTATGAATTACATAAAAATGGGGCAAAAATCCAAGTATTTGATCCAGCTGCTGCGGAAACTTCAAAGTATTATTTTGATGGGAAAGTAGAATATAAAAAAGACGCATACTCCGCACTCCAAGGTGCGGATGCGATGCTTTTACTAACCGAATGGAGAGAATTTAGAGAACCTGATTTTAATAAAATAAAATCGCTTTTAAAAACTCCTCTTGTATTTGATGGAAGAAACCAATACAAGCCAACTCTTATGAATGAGTTGGGTTTTACGTATTACTCAATCGGTAACCGATAA
- the whiG gene encoding RNA polymerase sigma factor WhiG: MSRLLDKYNQFDETDLWKKYRVTKDAEIRSYLVEKYSPLVKHVAGRIAIGMPQNVEFEDLVSYGVFGLLDAIEKFDPSREIKFKTYAMTRIRGSIFDELRSVDWIPRSIRQKAKQLENIIAMLENKEGKKVDDEEIAKELGVSMEEYNSLLAKLSGTSLVSLNDIWFLGDENDEVSFMETLESPMNMNPDNIIEKEEIKNVIVEAIQSLPEKEKKVIVLYYYEDLTLKEIGEVLEVTESRISQLHTKAVARLRSKLSKVKSAIQKR, from the coding sequence ATGTCAAGATTGCTAGACAAATACAATCAGTTTGATGAGACAGATCTTTGGAAAAAATACCGCGTCACAAAGGATGCGGAAATCCGAAGTTACCTTGTTGAAAAATATTCACCTCTCGTCAAACACGTGGCAGGGCGGATTGCTATCGGTATGCCTCAAAATGTCGAGTTTGAAGACCTCGTCAGTTATGGCGTCTTTGGTCTGTTAGATGCTATTGAAAAATTTGACCCTTCCAGAGAAATTAAATTTAAAACATATGCGATGACCCGTATCCGTGGGTCCATCTTTGATGAACTTAGAAGTGTGGATTGGATCCCGCGTTCTATCCGTCAAAAAGCAAAACAACTAGAAAACATCATTGCCATGCTTGAGAACAAGGAAGGCAAAAAAGTGGATGATGAAGAGATCGCTAAAGAACTTGGCGTCTCCATGGAAGAATACAATTCACTCCTAGCTAAACTTTCAGGAACTTCTCTTGTTTCCTTGAATGATATTTGGTTTCTCGGTGATGAGAACGACGAGGTTTCCTTTATGGAGACTTTAGAGTCACCGATGAATATGAATCCAGACAATATCATCGAAAAAGAAGAAATCAAAAATGTGATTGTAGAAGCCATTCAGTCGCTACCGGAAAAAGAAAAGAAAGTAATAGTTCTCTATTATTATGAAGATCTCACTCTCAAAGAAATTGGTGAGGTTTTGGAAGTTACGGAATCAAGAATATCCCAACTTCATACAAAGGCAGTCGCAAGACTTCGTAGTAAACTCTCCAAAGTAAAATCCGCGATCCAGAAAAGGTAA
- a CDS encoding MinD/ParA family protein → MDQAANLRKLTETGTGLKLVQPQDTVKKTKIIAVASGKGGVGKSTVSVNLAISIAKTGLKVLIFDGDLGLANVNVLLGIIPKYNLYHVVKGHKSLKDIVISTPEGVDIIAGASGYSQLANLNETQRNNLIKGFAELDRYDVMIIDTGAGISANVIGLVMPADEVVVVTTPEPTSITDSYGLIKSIVSQSKDKNLKIIVNRVRSAIEGKKVADRVIDISGQFLEVQVENLGFIFQDEEVEKSIREQKPFIIGAPRSKAAACLTRVTHTLLQTEGGFSDEEGLTGFFKKFFSFVDFKEKEMDEKMEEDN, encoded by the coding sequence ATGGACCAAGCTGCAAATCTTAGAAAGCTCACTGAAACTGGTACTGGTTTAAAATTGGTTCAACCCCAGGACACAGTGAAAAAAACCAAAATCATTGCGGTTGCGTCTGGAAAAGGTGGGGTGGGAAAGAGTACTGTCTCCGTCAACCTCGCCATCTCGATCGCAAAAACAGGACTCAAAGTTTTAATCTTTGATGGTGACTTGGGTCTTGCGAACGTAAACGTCCTTCTTGGCATCATTCCTAAATACAATTTATACCATGTTGTAAAAGGTCATAAGTCTTTAAAAGACATTGTGATCTCTACCCCAGAGGGAGTCGATATCATCGCAGGTGCCTCTGGTTATTCTCAGCTTGCCAATCTCAACGAAACACAAAGAAATAATCTAATCAAAGGATTTGCAGAACTTGACCGTTACGATGTAATGATCATCGACACCGGTGCTGGAATCTCTGCCAACGTCATTGGTCTTGTGATGCCGGCAGATGAAGTGGTGGTGGTCACAACACCGGAACCAACTTCCATCACTGATTCGTATGGTCTCATCAAATCCATTGTTTCCCAATCTAAAGACAAAAATCTCAAAATCATCGTCAACCGAGTTCGTTCTGCAATAGAAGGAAAAAAAGTAGCGGACCGTGTCATCGATATCTCTGGTCAATTTTTAGAAGTCCAAGTGGAAAACTTGGGATTTATTTTCCAAGACGAAGAAGTAGAAAAATCAATTCGGGAACAAAAACCATTCATTATCGGAGCTCCTCGCTCTAAGGCAGCTGCTTGCCTCACAAGAGTTACTCACACCCTCTTACAAACCGAAGGTGGGTTTTCTGATGAAGAAGGACTTACCGGGTTCTTCAAAAAATTCTTTAGCTTTGTGGATTTCAAAGAAAAGGAAATGGATGAGAAGATGGAGGAAGACAACTAG
- the mnmD gene encoding tRNA (5-methylaminomethyl-2-thiouridine)(34)-methyltransferase MnmD has protein sequence MEPVNQRNNPQNTIEFKDGVPISLLFDDVYFSKEGGWEESNYVFLDGNSVASKLEKTGKSEFRIGELGFGSGLNLFVTLELWNSLDQPRQTEFISLEGYPLPREVLLSLNYSYPKKVLWIDQLIQSYENALEIWQKDNDRNLWTYTWKHPNLKCFFDLKVFFGDIKHCLPQFPEIDVWYLDGFSPGKNPDMWSQETLGWVKKKSKPGTSLATFSSAGFLRRGLTELGFVVEKKKGFGRKREMISGYLESAK, from the coding sequence ATGGAACCAGTCAATCAAAGAAACAATCCCCAAAATACCATCGAGTTCAAAGACGGAGTCCCCATATCTTTGTTATTTGATGATGTATACTTTTCCAAAGAAGGTGGTTGGGAAGAATCGAATTACGTATTCCTCGATGGGAACAGTGTCGCCTCCAAACTAGAAAAAACAGGAAAATCCGAATTTCGAATTGGAGAGTTAGGATTTGGATCAGGACTCAATCTTTTCGTAACATTAGAATTATGGAACTCGTTGGATCAACCTAGACAGACTGAGTTCATTAGCTTAGAAGGTTACCCCCTACCAAGGGAAGTCCTCCTTTCGTTAAACTATAGTTATCCGAAAAAAGTTCTTTGGATCGATCAATTAATCCAATCTTATGAGAATGCTTTGGAAATTTGGCAAAAAGACAACGACCGGAATCTCTGGACTTACACTTGGAAGCATCCTAATCTTAAATGTTTTTTTGATTTAAAAGTATTTTTTGGTGATATCAAACATTGCCTCCCTCAATTTCCGGAAATTGATGTTTGGTATTTGGACGGATTTTCACCAGGTAAAAATCCAGATATGTGGTCCCAAGAAACATTAGGATGGGTAAAAAAGAAGTCCAAACCAGGAACTAGCCTAGCAACTTTCTCCTCTGCTGGTTTTCTAAGAAGAGGTCTCACCGAACTTGGGTTTGTTGTGGAAAAGAAAAAAGGATTTGGCCGCAAACGAGAGATGATTTCAGGTTATTTAGAATCAGCCAAATGA